The proteins below are encoded in one region of Aquisphaera giovannonii:
- a CDS encoding TIGR03118 family protein, with protein MLFSNSPGSRRRKPHGTHAASPRRPSRSRPFAVEALETRALMSVGAHAPVHAHLSQGHRGHDRTPIQQTNLVSDGAVPAKVTDPGLVNPWGLSASPTSPWWISDNGTGLSTLYNGNTGAKQGLIVSIPSPSGPTGGTPTGTVFNGTNSFVVSQDGKSGASIFLFATEDGTISGWNPGVNGTHAILAVDHSGSGAVYKGLATGTSGGANFLYATNFHSGKVEVFDTTFAAHTFSSKQFTDRHIPAGFAPFGIQNLNGMIFVTYARQDAARHDDVAGRGLGFVDVFSTGGDLIGRVASRGTLNSPWGLAVAPSSFGRLAGDLLVGNFGDGRINAFRMTKSGHFKSDGQLRDAGNHVIAIDGLWALAPGNGAAAGSSNALFFTAGNGGEKHGLFGTLTATT; from the coding sequence ATGCTGTTCTCGAACTCCCCCGGAAGCCGGCGACGGAAACCCCACGGAACGCACGCGGCCTCGCCCCGGCGGCCGTCCCGGTCCCGCCCCTTCGCCGTCGAGGCGCTCGAAACCCGCGCCTTGATGTCGGTCGGGGCGCACGCCCCCGTGCACGCCCACCTCAGCCAGGGGCATCGGGGCCACGATCGCACGCCGATCCAGCAGACGAACCTGGTGTCGGACGGTGCCGTCCCGGCGAAGGTGACCGATCCGGGCCTCGTCAACCCGTGGGGCCTCTCGGCGAGCCCGACGAGCCCCTGGTGGATCTCCGACAACGGCACCGGCCTCTCGACGCTCTACAACGGGAACACGGGCGCCAAGCAAGGCCTGATCGTCAGCATCCCGTCGCCGTCCGGCCCGACCGGCGGGACGCCGACGGGGACGGTGTTCAACGGCACCAACTCTTTCGTCGTGTCGCAGGACGGCAAGTCGGGCGCCAGCATCTTCCTCTTCGCCACGGAGGACGGGACGATTTCCGGATGGAACCCCGGTGTGAACGGGACCCACGCGATCCTGGCCGTCGACCATTCGGGCTCGGGCGCCGTGTACAAGGGCCTGGCGACCGGCACCAGCGGCGGGGCCAATTTCCTCTACGCCACCAACTTCCACAGCGGCAAGGTCGAGGTCTTCGACACGACCTTCGCGGCCCACACGTTCTCGAGCAAGCAGTTCACCGACCGCCACATCCCGGCCGGGTTCGCGCCGTTCGGGATCCAGAATCTCAACGGGATGATCTTCGTGACGTACGCCCGGCAGGACGCCGCTAGGCACGACGACGTCGCCGGCCGGGGTCTCGGCTTCGTGGACGTCTTCAGCACCGGCGGCGACCTCATCGGCCGCGTGGCGAGCCGCGGGACGCTGAATTCCCCGTGGGGCCTCGCCGTGGCGCCGAGCAGCTTCGGACGCCTCGCGGGCGACCTCCTGGTGGGCAACTTCGGCGACGGCCGGATCAACGCCTTTCGCATGACGAAGTCGGGGCACTTCAAGTCCGACGGGCAGCTCCGGGACGCCGGCAACCACGTCATCGCGATCGACGGCCTCTGGGCCCTGGCCCCGGGCAACGGCGCCGCGGCGGGGAGCTCCAACGCCCTCTTCTTCACGGCCGGCAACGGCGGGGAGAAGCACGGCCTCTTCGGCACCCTGACCGCCACGACCTAG
- a CDS encoding serine/threonine-protein kinase, translated as MVERGDGPHEEGVDPFVDAYEEAQARDGHADIASYLPDPGHPLFAAVLCELVRVDMEYAWTRGRPVPLEDYLARFPSLSDDTTLFRLAAFEECRQRRQAGESPSAEEYGRRFGIADASWLPSAAPRPGDAGTRLAEMSGSWEMSLRAVAPRTAERVAEALSQLPEPGSEFAGFRLVQELGRGAFGRVYLARQGDLADRPVALKVSAELFDEPRALAQLQHTHVVPIYSAHRVGGLRAVCMPYFGATTLADVLSELRSRGTPPDSGAALAETLTRRRIDARASTDGPPAPSARAAAIKALQDESYVQAILRLGAHLADGLAHAHERGIIHRDLKPANVLLTDDGEPMLLDFNLAADVKDPHAAAAALAGGTLPYMAPEALDTLRTGPQPADPRSDIYALGLILYELLTGRHPFPERRGPLEELLPLMAADRRGQPPRLRPWNPAVSRAAESIIARCLEPDVGRRYGEARHLLEDLQRELDDRPLRHAPDPSRRERLGKWARRHPRLSSGTALMAMAAVVIVGIIAGYSQRQRRFRAVEAEQAFRRLADDHEAARILLLDPADDPARREEGLALCRRALGRYEVLDRPDWARSYLITSLPAASQAELKEQVGEVLLLGARALNRQSSGLAPDQRATLSRSALRWNGLAEACYEGDAAPRALWSQRAYLADLAGDHDGAERARRRALATPIRSLREYAMILLGDDGPGAGPEALPALADASRRAPQDFALWMNLGQCQAHRGRLADAEDCFTVAIALRPGSPWGYFHRGRVELERRDHEQARLDLDRAIWLRPDLAAAYVNRALARLGSGDAPGAVADLTTALDRGAVETRIFFMRAQARARAGDRDGARRDRDEGLRRPPADPESWVARGLARLPSDPEAAIRDFDAALALDPRCRPALQNKAAVLSDRLGRTGEAIEVLHRAVSLHPDYVPSRVGRGVLLARLGRREEAHRDAEESRRRDASADTAYRIACIYALTAKADPAGRSRALGMLATALGQAPAWAEIARTDPDLDPIREQAGFADLLRTFAPSSGPAG; from the coding sequence ATGGTCGAACGCGGAGACGGCCCGCACGAGGAGGGCGTCGATCCTTTCGTGGACGCCTACGAGGAGGCCCAGGCGCGGGACGGCCACGCCGACATCGCCTCGTACCTGCCGGATCCCGGCCACCCGCTGTTCGCGGCGGTCCTCTGCGAATTGGTCCGGGTGGACATGGAATACGCTTGGACGCGGGGACGGCCGGTCCCGCTGGAGGACTACCTCGCGCGGTTCCCGTCCCTGAGCGACGACACCACCTTGTTCCGCCTGGCCGCGTTCGAGGAATGCCGGCAGCGGCGGCAGGCCGGCGAGAGCCCTTCCGCGGAGGAGTACGGCCGGAGATTCGGCATCGCGGACGCGAGCTGGCTCCCCTCGGCGGCACCGAGACCGGGGGACGCCGGCACTCGGCTTGCGGAGATGTCCGGATCCTGGGAGATGTCGCTCCGCGCGGTCGCCCCTCGCACGGCCGAGCGGGTGGCCGAGGCCCTGAGCCAGCTCCCCGAGCCGGGGTCGGAGTTCGCCGGGTTCCGACTCGTCCAGGAGCTGGGCCGGGGGGCATTCGGGCGGGTCTACCTGGCGCGGCAGGGCGACCTGGCCGACCGGCCGGTCGCGTTGAAGGTCTCCGCGGAGCTCTTCGACGAGCCGCGCGCCCTGGCCCAGCTCCAGCACACCCACGTCGTCCCCATCTACTCGGCACACCGGGTCGGCGGGCTGCGGGCCGTCTGCATGCCGTACTTCGGCGCGACGACCCTGGCCGACGTGCTGAGCGAGCTGCGGTCGCGAGGCACCCCGCCGGACTCGGGCGCGGCGCTGGCGGAGACGCTGACGCGGCGGAGGATCGACGCCCGGGCATCGACGGACGGGCCGCCGGCCCCCTCCGCCCGGGCCGCCGCGATCAAGGCGTTGCAGGACGAGAGCTACGTCCAGGCCATCCTCCGCCTGGGTGCCCACCTCGCCGATGGGCTGGCGCACGCCCACGAGCGCGGGATCATCCACCGCGACCTCAAGCCGGCCAACGTCCTCCTGACGGACGACGGCGAGCCGATGCTCCTGGATTTCAACCTGGCGGCGGACGTCAAGGATCCTCACGCGGCGGCCGCGGCGCTGGCGGGAGGCACGCTCCCCTACATGGCGCCCGAGGCCCTGGACACGCTCCGCACCGGCCCGCAGCCGGCGGACCCCCGGAGCGACATCTATGCCCTGGGACTGATCCTCTACGAGCTGCTGACCGGCCGCCATCCATTCCCGGAGCGGCGGGGCCCACTGGAGGAGCTCCTGCCCCTCATGGCCGCCGACCGTCGCGGGCAGCCCCCCCGGCTGCGGCCCTGGAACCCGGCCGTCTCTCGCGCCGCCGAGTCCATCATCGCCCGCTGCCTGGAGCCCGACGTCGGACGCCGCTACGGCGAGGCCCGGCACCTCCTCGAGGACCTACAGCGCGAGCTCGACGACCGTCCCCTCCGCCACGCGCCCGACCCCTCGCGCCGGGAACGCCTGGGGAAATGGGCACGCCGCCACCCGCGGCTCTCCTCCGGCACGGCCCTGATGGCGATGGCCGCGGTCGTCATCGTCGGCATCATCGCCGGATACTCGCAGCGTCAACGGAGGTTCCGGGCGGTGGAGGCCGAGCAGGCGTTCCGTCGGCTCGCCGACGACCATGAGGCGGCCCGCATCCTCCTGCTGGACCCCGCGGACGACCCGGCTCGACGGGAAGAGGGGCTCGCCCTCTGCCGCCGCGCCCTGGGGCGGTATGAGGTGCTCGACCGGCCGGATTGGGCGCGGTCATACCTGATCACGAGCCTGCCCGCCGCGTCCCAGGCCGAGTTGAAGGAGCAGGTCGGCGAGGTCCTCCTGCTCGGGGCTCGCGCCCTGAACCGCCAGTCGTCGGGCCTGGCCCCCGACCAACGCGCGACCCTGTCGCGCTCGGCCCTCCGGTGGAATGGCCTGGCCGAGGCCTGTTACGAGGGTGACGCGGCACCCCGCGCCCTGTGGAGCCAGCGTGCGTACCTGGCCGACCTGGCCGGCGACCACGACGGGGCGGAGCGGGCACGTCGCCGCGCCCTCGCCACGCCGATCCGGTCCCTCCGCGAGTATGCGATGATCCTCCTCGGGGACGACGGGCCCGGGGCCGGCCCCGAGGCCCTGCCCGCCCTCGCGGACGCGAGCCGGCGAGCGCCTCAGGACTTCGCCCTCTGGATGAACCTCGGTCAGTGCCAGGCCCATCGGGGCCGACTCGCCGACGCCGAGGACTGCTTCACGGTCGCGATCGCGTTGCGGCCCGGGTCGCCGTGGGGATACTTCCACCGCGGCCGGGTGGAGCTGGAACGTCGGGACCACGAGCAGGCCCGGCTCGACCTCGACCGGGCGATCTGGCTGCGGCCCGACCTCGCGGCCGCGTACGTCAATCGGGCCCTGGCGCGACTCGGAAGCGGGGACGCCCCCGGGGCGGTCGCGGACCTGACGACCGCCCTCGATCGCGGGGCGGTCGAGACCCGGATCTTCTTCATGAGGGCGCAGGCCCGGGCCCGAGCGGGCGACCGCGATGGGGCCCGGCGCGACCGCGACGAGGGCCTGAGGCGGCCCCCCGCCGACCCCGAGAGCTGGGTCGCGCGGGGGCTCGCACGCCTCCCCTCCGATCCCGAAGCCGCGATCCGCGACTTCGATGCGGCCCTCGCCCTCGATCCACGCTGCCGGCCCGCCCTGCAGAACAAGGCGGCCGTGCTCTCCGATCGGCTCGGCCGGACGGGCGAGGCGATCGAGGTCCTCCACCGTGCCGTGTCGCTCCATCCCGACTACGTCCCCTCGCGCGTCGGCCGGGGCGTCCTGCTCGCCCGGCTGGGGCGTCGGGAGGAGGCCCATCGGGACGCGGAGGAATCACGCCGCCGGGACGCGTCGGCGGACACCGCCTACCGCATCGCCTGCATCTACGCCCTGACCGCGAAGGCCGACCCGGCCGGCCGATCCCGGGCGCTGGGCATGCTGGCGACCGCCCTGGGACAGGCACCGGCGTGGGCCGAGATCGCCCGCACCGACCCGGACCTCGACCCCATCCGCGAGCAGGCCGGATTCGCGGACCTGCTACGCACCTTCGCCCCGTCGTCCGGCCCCGCGGGGTGA
- the ruvX gene encoding Holliday junction resolvase RuvX, whose translation MGRILGLDFGLRRVGAAISDSGRSIASPLEVYERGDEARDARHYRQLALENDVDLLVVGLPVHTTGREGELAGHARRWGAWLASVTSLPVRFTDERYTSVEADNLMISSGLKRQRRKALRDKLAAQILLQGYLDAGCPEEPSAPGPLADEAGG comes from the coding sequence ATGGGGCGGATCCTGGGCCTCGACTTCGGACTCCGCCGCGTCGGCGCGGCGATCAGCGATTCCGGCCGCTCGATCGCCTCGCCGCTGGAGGTGTACGAGCGCGGGGACGAGGCCCGCGACGCCCGCCACTACCGGCAGCTCGCCCTGGAGAACGACGTGGACCTGCTGGTCGTCGGCCTGCCCGTCCACACGACCGGGCGCGAGGGCGAGCTCGCCGGCCACGCCCGACGCTGGGGCGCCTGGCTCGCCTCGGTCACGTCCCTCCCGGTCCGGTTCACCGACGAGCGCTACACCTCGGTCGAGGCCGACAACCTGATGATCTCCTCCGGCCTGAAACGCCAGAGGCGCAAGGCCCTCCGCGACAAGCTCGCCGCCCAGATCCTGCTGCAAGGCTACCTCGACGCCGGCTGCCCCGAGGAGCCGTCCGCCCCGGGGCCGCTGGCCGACGAGGCGGGCGGATGA
- a CDS encoding UTP--glucose-1-phosphate uridylyltransferase has product MSPDPELMDRLKRHGQEHLLGWWDQLDDAGRARLAAEVAAIDLEQLDRLVKELVAGDAAAQVEPSRVDPIDVVRLPRTDGERIARRRAAEHGAEALAAGEVGVILVAGGSGTRLGYDGPKGTFPIGPVSQASLFQIHAEKIVALGRRHGRALPLYVMTSPENNDATRDFFEEHGNFGLGHVRFFVQGQMPAVDKGSGKVLLAEPGHVALSPDGHGGTLAALAAPGPGGSPSCLDEMREKGVRTLFYFQVDNPLVQIADPGFLGLHRQADAEMSFKVIEKLAPDEKVGVVVAVDGVPQVIEYSDLPPELANRRVPEGSLELWAGSIAIHVLERSFIERLVGEARLPFHRAIKKVPYVDASGALVKPGEPNAVKFEQFIFDALPMAKRWAIVETDRPTEFEPLKNAVGPDSPATVHQRMSDLFGSWLEQAGATVPRRADGSVPFGIEISPLYALDAQELRSKLEPGFVVQKPVYLR; this is encoded by the coding sequence ATGTCACCCGACCCGGAACTGATGGATCGATTGAAGCGGCATGGACAGGAGCACCTCCTGGGCTGGTGGGATCAGCTCGATGACGCGGGGCGGGCGAGGCTGGCCGCGGAGGTCGCGGCGATCGACCTGGAGCAGCTCGACCGCCTGGTCAAGGAGCTCGTCGCCGGCGACGCCGCCGCGCAGGTCGAGCCGTCCAGGGTGGATCCGATCGACGTGGTCAGGCTCCCCCGGACCGACGGCGAGCGGATCGCCCGCCGTCGCGCCGCGGAGCACGGGGCGGAGGCCCTGGCCGCCGGCGAGGTCGGGGTCATCCTCGTCGCCGGGGGCTCCGGGACGAGGCTCGGCTACGACGGCCCCAAGGGGACCTTCCCCATCGGGCCGGTCTCCCAGGCCAGCCTCTTCCAGATCCATGCGGAGAAGATCGTGGCGCTGGGGCGACGGCACGGCCGGGCCTTGCCCCTCTACGTCATGACCAGCCCGGAGAACAACGACGCCACCCGGGACTTCTTCGAGGAGCACGGCAACTTCGGCCTGGGGCACGTCCGGTTCTTCGTCCAGGGCCAGATGCCCGCCGTGGACAAGGGGAGCGGCAAGGTGCTCCTCGCCGAGCCGGGCCACGTGGCCCTCAGCCCCGACGGCCACGGCGGCACGCTGGCGGCCCTCGCCGCCCCCGGCCCGGGGGGTTCTCCCAGCTGCCTCGACGAGATGCGCGAGAAGGGCGTCCGCACCCTCTTCTACTTCCAGGTGGACAACCCCCTGGTGCAGATTGCCGACCCGGGATTCCTGGGCCTGCACCGCCAGGCCGACGCCGAGATGTCGTTCAAGGTGATCGAGAAGCTCGCCCCGGACGAGAAGGTCGGCGTGGTGGTCGCCGTGGACGGCGTGCCGCAGGTGATCGAGTATTCGGACCTCCCGCCGGAGCTCGCCAACCGCCGCGTGCCGGAGGGCTCGCTGGAGCTCTGGGCCGGCAGCATCGCCATCCACGTCCTGGAGCGGTCGTTCATCGAGCGCCTCGTCGGCGAGGCCCGGCTGCCGTTCCACCGCGCGATCAAGAAGGTGCCGTACGTCGATGCGTCGGGCGCCCTCGTGAAACCCGGGGAGCCGAACGCCGTGAAGTTCGAGCAGTTCATCTTCGACGCGCTCCCGATGGCGAAACGCTGGGCGATCGTCGAGACCGACCGGCCGACGGAGTTCGAGCCGCTCAAGAACGCGGTCGGACCGGACTCGCCGGCCACGGTGCACCAGCGGATGAGCGACCTCTTCGGCTCCTGGCTGGAGCAGGCCGGCGCGACGGTCCCGCGCCGGGCCGACGGCTCGGTCCCCTTCGGCATCGAGATCAGCCCGCTCTACGCGCTCGACGCGCAGGAGCTCCGCTCCAAGCTCGAGCCCGGCTTCGTCGTGCAGAAGCCCGTTTACCTCAGGTGA
- a CDS encoding mannose-1-phosphate guanylyltransferase yields MLHAIIMAGGSGTRFWPRSRRDRPKQLLRLHGDATMLQQTVARLHPLVAPERIVVVTGADQAAATREQLPELPAGNVVAEPCPRDTAACVGLAAWIVRKRDPQGTMVVTPADHVIAPDSAFRDTLKAGLSVVDADPTALVTFGIRPTRPETGYGYIERGELIETIDGIPVNRVVQFREKPDRQTAEEFLASGRFAWNSGLFLWRAGTILDELERHRPDLASALARVAESLGTPDEAAAIAREYPSLPKAPIDKAVMEKAANVRVLEVRYDWNDVGDWRSLATLLPLDAQGNAIQGDVLAKDTRNSIVISDDGGLIATLGLDDVVIVQSGKATLVARRGQLDQLKGLVEGLEEKGHGAYL; encoded by the coding sequence ATGCTTCACGCGATCATCATGGCGGGGGGGAGCGGGACGCGGTTCTGGCCAAGGAGCCGGCGGGACCGTCCCAAGCAGCTCCTGAGGCTGCACGGCGACGCGACGATGCTCCAGCAGACCGTGGCGCGGCTGCATCCGCTGGTCGCGCCCGAGCGGATCGTCGTCGTGACGGGGGCCGACCAGGCGGCGGCCACCCGGGAACAGCTCCCGGAGCTGCCGGCGGGGAACGTCGTCGCGGAGCCCTGCCCGAGGGACACGGCGGCCTGCGTGGGCCTGGCCGCCTGGATCGTCCGCAAGCGGGACCCGCAGGGGACCATGGTCGTCACGCCGGCCGACCACGTCATCGCACCGGACTCGGCCTTCCGGGATACGCTCAAGGCAGGCCTGTCGGTCGTCGACGCCGACCCCACCGCGCTCGTGACGTTCGGCATCCGGCCTACGCGGCCGGAGACCGGCTACGGCTACATCGAGCGCGGGGAGCTGATCGAGACGATCGACGGCATCCCCGTGAATCGCGTCGTCCAGTTCCGCGAGAAGCCCGACCGGCAGACCGCGGAGGAGTTCCTGGCCTCGGGGCGATTCGCGTGGAATTCCGGCCTCTTCCTCTGGAGGGCGGGCACGATCCTGGATGAGCTGGAGCGGCATCGCCCCGACCTCGCGTCTGCCCTCGCCCGGGTCGCCGAGTCCCTGGGCACGCCCGACGAGGCCGCGGCCATCGCCCGGGAGTACCCGAGCCTGCCGAAGGCCCCGATCGACAAGGCGGTCATGGAGAAGGCCGCCAACGTCCGGGTGCTGGAAGTCCGCTACGACTGGAACGACGTCGGCGACTGGCGGTCCCTGGCGACGCTCCTGCCGCTCGATGCGCAGGGCAACGCCATCCAGGGCGACGTCTTGGCGAAGGACACCAGGAACTCGATCGTCATCTCCGACGATGGCGGCCTGATCGCGACCCTCGGCCTGGACGACGTCGTGATCGTCCAGTCCGGAAAGGCCACGCTGGTCGCCCGCCGCGGCCAGCTCGACCAGCTCAAGGGCCTGGTCGAGGGCCTGGAAGAGAAGGGCCACGGCGCGTACCTCTGA
- a CDS encoding matrixin family metalloprotease — protein sequence MSRDRRRGVKALRPGLEPLEGRRVPAQLGVPWHHPDHVTLSFVPDGTSINGTPSVLFGTLDAAQATPDWQAEILRAFQTWATAAHVNFALTGDGGQPLGTTGPDQGDPRFGDIRIAAVPMAPGVLAISIPHDPFLSGTWSGDILLNSASPSIGRAETLFPVLLHEIGHVLGLGDSSDPASVMFSHLDGQSALAPEDVAAIQSIYGPRAEDPFEGPRWNDTPATASPMPEPAGYDGTTPLLIYANIDSHRDVDFYTLTTPAGYEGPLTIRLQTAGASLLAPHITVLGASGDVLGDVLSTAVGGDTLLVRLPDVRPGERFQIEVQGERGDVFGVGEYVLAASFDARSTVGPGAIDALARQSYSYLSADDIRAIFLDPRGALFHVDDHTNDTFDAAEPLPTAGLYGSEAPDRRTASLSDPGDVDFYRVETPGDLQHPATDGPGLVMTVTVRATEINGIMPAVSVYDADRNLIPALVLAHGDGTDTIQILDGQPDSDYFIRVSSDPTSGKAVGNYDVDVEYGHVPAAPTTFVDASLTRGSSPLSYRVVVVQPQLFDFLLSATGGAAASGGLATMTLTDAQGRVVISRSTALGGTAGGDPIFLAPGVYRASFAVLGGGAGPSETIGIRLYGGSLTDPIGPALDDPTLRPVTVAAAGDPSVALLPILGSADEPYYWLALSLGSRGGTIDGVTPSPADSLAGALTVSGAGMTSAPTRAAMTVREVGWDAGAELVARGGRFSALTRALARYANSTGTAGLAPSGLDSGDGPIPVAEASGPTPNLDTMTGETSPVAMGVAFPGSRPSPPFSAAPAVVGEGATHAEGARQPIPYDARASKETAGIWSDCGSIFAVLGTAAIVCNRLMLAREPDRGVPCVRLVRLPIRIRRPAPGHPGHDGPGRATGDRTPSIRLQKSILSPS from the coding sequence ATGAGCCGTGATCGCAGGCGGGGAGTGAAGGCGCTGCGTCCGGGGCTCGAGCCCCTGGAGGGACGGAGGGTGCCCGCGCAGCTCGGGGTCCCCTGGCACCATCCCGACCACGTCACGCTCAGCTTCGTCCCCGACGGCACGTCGATCAACGGGACCCCGAGCGTGCTCTTTGGGACGCTCGATGCCGCGCAGGCGACGCCCGACTGGCAGGCGGAGATCCTCCGCGCCTTCCAGACCTGGGCGACGGCGGCCCACGTCAACTTCGCCCTGACCGGCGACGGCGGGCAGCCGCTCGGCACCACCGGCCCGGACCAGGGCGACCCGAGGTTCGGCGACATCCGGATCGCGGCCGTGCCGATGGCCCCGGGCGTGCTCGCGATCTCGATCCCCCATGACCCGTTCCTCTCCGGGACATGGTCGGGCGACATCCTCCTGAACTCTGCATCCCCCTCCATCGGCCGGGCCGAGACGCTCTTCCCGGTGCTCCTCCACGAGATCGGGCACGTCCTGGGCCTCGGCGACAGCTCCGACCCCGCCTCGGTCATGTTCTCCCACCTGGACGGCCAGTCCGCCCTGGCGCCCGAGGACGTCGCCGCGATCCAGTCGATCTACGGGCCCCGCGCCGAGGACCCGTTCGAAGGGCCCCGGTGGAACGACACCCCGGCCACGGCGTCCCCGATGCCCGAGCCGGCCGGGTACGACGGAACGACGCCGCTCCTGATCTATGCCAACATCGATTCCCACAGGGACGTGGATTTCTACACGCTGACGACGCCCGCGGGCTACGAGGGGCCGCTGACCATACGGCTCCAGACGGCCGGCGCGAGCCTCCTCGCCCCGCACATCACCGTCCTCGGCGCCTCCGGCGATGTCCTGGGCGACGTCCTCTCCACGGCCGTCGGCGGCGACACGCTCCTGGTCCGCCTCCCCGACGTCCGGCCGGGGGAGCGATTCCAGATCGAGGTCCAGGGCGAGAGGGGCGACGTGTTCGGGGTCGGCGAGTATGTCTTGGCCGCCAGCTTCGACGCCCGCTCGACCGTCGGCCCCGGCGCCATCGACGCGCTCGCGAGACAGTCCTACAGCTACCTCTCCGCCGACGACATCCGAGCGATCTTCCTCGACCCGCGGGGCGCGCTCTTCCACGTCGATGACCATACCAACGATACGTTCGACGCGGCGGAGCCCCTCCCCACCGCCGGGCTGTACGGCTCCGAGGCCCCGGATCGCCGCACGGCCAGCCTGAGCGACCCGGGCGACGTCGACTTCTATCGAGTCGAGACGCCCGGCGACCTCCAGCACCCGGCGACCGACGGCCCCGGGCTCGTGATGACCGTGACGGTACGGGCGACGGAGATCAACGGGATCATGCCCGCGGTCTCGGTCTACGACGCCGACCGGAATCTCATCCCCGCCCTGGTCCTCGCCCACGGCGACGGCACCGACACGATCCAGATCCTCGACGGCCAGCCCGACTCGGACTACTTCATCCGGGTGAGTTCGGACCCGACCTCGGGCAAGGCCGTGGGCAACTATGACGTGGACGTCGAGTATGGCCACGTGCCGGCCGCCCCGACGACTTTCGTCGACGCGTCCCTGACGAGGGGGAGCAGCCCCCTCTCCTATCGAGTCGTGGTCGTCCAGCCTCAACTCTTCGACTTCCTGCTGTCCGCCACGGGCGGGGCCGCGGCGTCGGGTGGCCTCGCGACCATGACCCTCACCGATGCGCAGGGCCGGGTCGTCATCTCGCGATCGACCGCGCTCGGAGGGACCGCGGGGGGCGACCCCATCTTCCTGGCTCCGGGCGTCTATCGGGCCAGCTTCGCCGTCCTCGGCGGCGGTGCGGGTCCGTCCGAGACGATCGGCATCCGGCTCTACGGCGGCAGCCTGACGGATCCGATCGGCCCGGCGCTGGACGACCCCACGCTGCGTCCCGTGACCGTTGCCGCCGCCGGAGATCCCTCGGTGGCGCTGTTGCCCATCCTCGGGTCCGCCGATGAACCCTATTACTGGCTGGCCCTGAGCCTGGGGAGCCGAGGCGGGACGATCGACGGCGTGACGCCGTCCCCCGCAGACAGCCTGGCGGGCGCGCTGACGGTCTCGGGAGCGGGCATGACCTCGGCGCCGACGCGGGCTGCGATGACCGTCCGCGAGGTTGGATGGGATGCGGGCGCTGAACTGGTCGCCAGAGGAGGAAGGTTCTCCGCACTGACTCGTGCTCTGGCCCGATACGCGAATTCGACGGGGACTGCGGGCCTGGCCCCCAGCGGCCTCGACTCGGGGGACGGGCCGATCCCCGTCGCGGAGGCGTCCGGACCAACGCCGAACCTCGACACCATGACGGGCGAGACCTCCCCCGTCGCCATGGGTGTCGCCTTCCCCGGATCGCGGCCTTCGCCTCCCTTCTCCGCCGCCCCCGCGGTCGTCGGCGAAGGAGCCACGCACGCCGAGGGGGCCCGCCAGCCGATTCCGTACGACGCTCGTGCCAGCAAGGAAACGGCGGGGATCTGGAGCGACTGCGGGTCCATCTTCGCCGTCCTCGGCACCGCGGCGATCGTCTGCAACCGGCTGATGCTGGCTCGCGAGCCGGACCGGGGCGTCCCCTGCGTTCGGCTCGTACGCCTGCCAATCCGAATTCGACGTCCGGCGCCGGGCCATCCGGGCCATGATGGCCCCGGGCGAGCGACCGGCGACAGGACGCCGAGCATCCGCCTTCAGAAGTCGATCCTCAGCCCGTCGTAG
- a CDS encoding RNA polymerase sigma factor: MNDEAISDHSLLQRFRRGQDGGATLLFLRYAKRVRALASAQVSPGLASRLAPDDIVQSVFCSFFRRVAQGQYDVPRGEEIWKLLLVIALHKICDAGNYHRAARRDFRQTQGGEAYERAIQSIRGQDEAAMAVLRMVIDEVLDGLPASHRPIIELRIEGHEVAEISGRLRRSKRTVERVLQEFRRKLDSQIREAH, from the coding sequence ATGAACGACGAGGCGATCTCCGACCATTCGCTGCTGCAGCGGTTCCGGCGGGGCCAGGACGGGGGGGCGACCCTGCTCTTCCTCCGCTACGCGAAGCGGGTCCGAGCCCTGGCCTCCGCGCAAGTCTCCCCCGGCTTGGCCTCTCGGCTGGCCCCCGACGACATCGTCCAGTCCGTCTTCTGCTCGTTCTTCCGCCGCGTGGCCCAGGGCCAGTATGACGTCCCCCGGGGCGAGGAGATCTGGAAGCTCCTCCTGGTCATCGCCCTCCACAAGATCTGCGACGCCGGCAATTACCACCGCGCGGCCCGTCGCGACTTCCGGCAGACGCAGGGGGGCGAGGCCTACGAGCGGGCCATCCAGTCGATCCGAGGGCAGGACGAGGCCGCGATGGCGGTCCTGCGGATGGTGATCGACGAAGTCCTCGATGGGCTCCCGGCCAGCCACCGGCCGATCATCGAGCTCCGAATCGAGGGCCACGAGGTCGCCGAGATCTCCGGGCGGTTGAGGCGATCGAAGCGGACCGTCGAGCGGGTCCTCCAGGAATTTCGCAGGAAGCTGGACTCCCAGATTCGCGAGGCCCACTGA